One Plasmodium vivax chromosome 13, whole genome shotgun sequence genomic region harbors:
- a CDS encoding DnaJ domain containing protein (encoded by transcript PVX_084600A) — MSKRVNYYEVLGVPQDADLSIIKKSYRTLAMKWHPDKNPNNKAEATEKFKQISEAYEVLSDPKRRRKYDLYGTDENYLPDENDEFSNFHKNFGFNDAQRIFEMFFGDSTPFGNESFFSEVMGSSFGDKRRGRMARSNDPFDSFFGSSFNISFGSSNFDNFMDGGSCFTSVETSTSNGGKFKNRFVKTSTSKTTSIVNGKRVTRIETVKTLPNGTIERTVTEREEDGRGNVNVRQLPAHEMRRNKR; from the exons ATGTCAAAACGGGTGAATTACTATGAAGTGCTAGGGGTTCCTCAAGATGCCGACTTAAGCATAATCAAGAAGTCGTATAGGACCTTGGCCATGAAGTGGCACCCTG aTAAGAACCCAAACAATAAGGCCGAGGCTACGGAGAAGTTCAAGCAGATTTCGGAGGCCTACGAAGTGCTGTCCGACCCcaagagaaggagaaaatacgACC tgtACGGCACCGATGAGAATTACTTGCCGGACGAGAACGACGAGTTTTCTAACTTCCACAAAAATTTCGGGTTCAATGACGCGCAGAGGATTTTTGAAATGTTCTTTGGAGATTCCACTCCTTTTGGAAATGAATCCTTTTTTAGTGAAGTCATGGGTTCCTCCTTTGGGGAcaagcgaaggggaagaatgGCCAGATCGAATGACCCCTTCGACAGCTTCTTCGGCTCGTCCTTTAACATCTCCTTTGGCTCATCCAACTTTGACA ACTTCATGGATGGAGGCTCCTGCTTCACGTCCGTAGAGACCTCAACGTCCAACGGAGGCAAATTCAAAAACCGATTTGTAAAAACGTCCACGTCGAAAACCACCTCCATCGTTAACGGAAAACGAGTGACAAGAATCGAGACGGTGAAGACGTTGCCCAACGGGACCATCGAGAGGACGGTGACTGAGCGCGAGGAAGACGGGCGAGGCAACGTTAACGTCAGGCAGCTGCCCGCGCACGAAATGAGACGAAACAAGAGATGA
- a CDS encoding hypothetical protein, conserved (encoded by transcript PVX_084605A; Apicoplast targeted protein. Curated by Stuart Ralph, Walter and Eliza Hall Institute of Medical Research, Australia.) — MAPTRKLLSRGALLSIQVPGGRTAQTSGGVFPCHRGLHSGSRDVKKQGKPNGTVKPNGDYKPNGADRPSRANSLEDVKVSKETSSKALFDECLEEIYRKKRQVDKNSVEYDVSPVIEELSKEEIKLTRDIFKRIEGKKKNISLFNYGDVQIDPYWNPFKDVTDMRREIVFEFSEYTKVATMVEVKRQRHSIKRSLKEQYRLYNPYSGEHSAHLGLGKDSIEADSIVCNDKSERYWNPGVNRKKLLSLKCPFIWRHTHLLHHFIGENGLILPRKINFTTRKQQIQIFKAICVARRMALYPYDRKPEKDDLIPLMDPLQLLADELIHRFVQRNDLRAQAMLKAMINRYPSLNYYRYFCHEAGGKQRGGAQPEGEQPGEAQQGEAQPGDRHFAKMLRRYKENYYEGATPPQGHTKQ, encoded by the coding sequence atggcCCCTACGAGGAAGCTGCTCTCGCGGGGTGCCCTGCTAAGTATACAGGTGCCTGGGGGGCGCACTGCGCAAACGAGCGGAGGTGTATTCCCTTGCCACAGGGGACTGCACAGTGGAAGCAGGGATGTGAAGAAGCAAGGCAAGCCGAATGGTACAGTCAAACCGAATGGGGATTACAAACCGAACGGGGCGGACCGCCCAAGTCGGGCGAACAGCCTGGAAGACGTAAAGGTCTCCAAAGAAACGTCCAGCAAGGCGCTATTCGACGAGTGCCTAGAGGAAATCTACAGGAAGAAACGACAAGTTGATAAGAACAGCGTAGAGTATGATGTGTCTCCAGTGATAGAAGAGCTAagcaaagaagaaataaaattaacaagagatatttttaaaagaattgaaggaaaaaaaaaaaacatatccCTTTTCAATTATGGGGATGTTCAGATTGATCCCTATTGGAACCCCTTCAAAGACGTCACTGACATGAGGAGAGAAATCGTTTTTGAGTTTAGTGAATATACCAAAGTGGCTACCATGGTGGAGGTGAAAAGGCAAAGGCATTCCATTAAGCGGTCCCTCAAGGAGCAATACAGACTGTATAACCCCTACTCAGGGGAGCATAGTGCCCACCTCGGATTGGGCAAAGACTCCATAGAAGCAGATTCGATCGTCTGTAATGATAAGAGTGAAAGGTATTGGAATCCGGGggttaatagaaaaaaattactctcCTTAAAGTGCCCCTTTATATGGAGACACACCCACCTGTTGCACCACTTTATTGGCGAAAATGGTCTCATCTTACCCCGTAAAATCAATTTCACCACAAGGAAACAGCagattcaaatttttaaagccATTTGTGTAGCGCGCAGGATGGCCCTCTACCCGTATGATAGGAAGCCTGAGAAGGACGACCTCATCCCCCTGATGGACCCCCTGCAGCTGCTCGCCGATGAGTTGATTCATCGCTTCGTCCAAAGGAACGACTTGCGAGCTCAGGCCATGCTCAAGGCCATGATCAACAGGTACCCCTCCTTAAACTATTACAGGTATTTCTGCCACGAGGCGGGTGggaagcagcgggggggagcgcagCCGGAGGGAGAGCAACCAGGGGAAGCGCAACAAGGGGAAGCGCAACCTGGTGACCGCCACTTCGCGAAGATGCTGCGCAGGTATAAGGAGAACTACTATGAGGGGGCAACCCCTCCACAGGGGCACACCAAACAGTAA
- a CDS encoding hypothetical protein, conserved (encoded by transcript PVX_084610A), which produces MARMRKESEQERVLRQRYERLKRLHRRQIMRWHQEVRQRRQWKNGDHREMRPLDDSELRAREGERVADRKSDWILPDDRGMPKDDEEWRPSDEEGERRRRQHQRRRKHHRSRHEAQKKGRKRKETEEPQETRHPQSPYPTLLEKGKTKGKEHPGGSIRKGEKPHLYDEVNPRESDKMGSVNKPLERKRSDGSSVVEGRTVITLANGDNTSESKGGAAHVQQGRSGEGGIQGGVPMWGGQSNGEAGIQGGMPMWGGQMSSEGAIQGGMPMWGGQSNGEAGIQGGMPMWGGQMSSEGAIQGGMPMWGGQMNSEGVIQGGIPPWGGQSNGEVAIQGGIPPWGEETPGREASTEQEKLQDEETESFTFKKNLERAQKQIDQWLDMWASAGVDVSKLTRKDHLQSMRAKAAMMLARWVAKDKDDEGYCSSENEKKMEAKKEQIAQQIANEQKKLKQCRRVWRERMVRRINRRKQKIEELKLEHKRVRQKYFDISKAKKQTPITIRRKADLWMHEWFKIMVGGHIRWQYDIWGKDMWAIFEAQRREQQKKNEEEDAEGAQKKVNDEMITQGECVEDVIGEEEAIRGASSRVTPEGGAAVEGKPLREVAAKERHKRREAIKGKKQRGGATKERHKRDGSTRGRHQRDETIRGRHKRDEAVRGRHKRDGSTRGRHQRDDAPARGKPLHDVPNRGKPMGGAAAQGKRMDGEPVRGTPSDDAPVFDMHMGDAPAWGELSDDKTTREMLSRDKATYEELSDHKHFLEELSDDRRLLEELSDDRRLLEELSDDKRFLEELSDDKRPLEELSDDKDMQDELTKESVSLIRALKHIASLDTLSLDTESLDSSSKGSPLRDQSEKASSAKRSSEERSTAKRSLEESSTAKRSSEEGSTAKRSSEEHSSTKRSSQSSSSSSNSTSSRSSYFGTPSLSSSSSGFGSPNGGAPPGAPREERRSGPADPSGETEYSEKGEGGSPQDGQLHRKGDVVEGEVGEEMEGKMEGVMEGVVERSVEGVVEGVVERSVEGVVEGVVNGGVERSVEISGEISGERSLEDDSSPEESCEGGEDNSYGRAQRESVIPIPNNVMADEKKASAVISSRHAGRGGGTGSGSGNRKGDGIDGDGGDSGGGGDGGDGDDRDDRGNKRERHVKNKERKKISLFGQVKPVDTINRGVDAYPILRGEQNLYVDVLIIGSGISGLAASYYLNKCNADVLVIEGRNRIGGRAYSTILPERVINNNLLPETVVDLGANYLHCCENAEVPTDNKAHSNQGGKTNEGDSSTKKETLSMESGLSMASTDKGTIGKSKKGRKKKYYKSSSKRVKCRVARREKELLDLMDPSKIDEMEKRLSNNVNLFKQQYAQLMARFGKIPLRGRAHQGGRDHPSRQGGNSVGEISPPQKRANRRFARWTNRPGEDDDAQHSYSDCNYFQARKQQKEKKKKIRKNILFMVKYNVDNICHLYSYVYKLRGWKWRKRDLLHFLKDMDENICLHTYLSDSCLSGDSSAESAESAESAEPAKPAASPWGGRERPLANQPQQCSKSENKKLKILSVNKDTRRRRAYDKSVTQLAKKLKPKISLVCGKDNWESTFYAYWYNNENGKKIKSFKIYRMNLLCDKIRVRAARKIKTSHFINNKGHDTTVDSYPSCVNFPGGGTHPLGKDKEHHSVSVQGRKGVHDGYEAKGREKLTERQQSSEPHSTVKENTPERGTPSPPTSTHISEEQRAKRMKVAGDSRAKKKSTWTGQGVENYDKDLIVYENYYDYGEEYYRIVRKATDPVVQSDKKDINRTFLFKENKERRSMWDLLIECTEEILEEMNIHQGNFSLEEWKILMVTLQSRYGYGSDLRETSIAMSRLPFPTHSDIDVCPNYGTDDYILKNIKYYNKIKKYEQIPHVASFKDTTSADQIVLDGWKWLINFLSEDVQNRILLNTVAEVVHIKEERTFWGDNSQFVHHPADQRGDHLLINTPGGVTPGGGTHTKTSMSNSPQGVRASTGNYPYGDAFVESTAQHSKEIHFSQNTHHTGVSKTGRESIQSLELLQNRWQPGDKQENYNVMVQCKSYDTSKKQINRHFHGTSDLSNCNYANVNIFAKYVIVALPLGCLTNNEKKKKKKSHLQFEPKLHPLKVKALNNYRMGNHNKIILRFYPFDFAWPFDSLQINCMDQKFQFLNLHAYGKVGCILVHCFPPWSCTYGYIKKEHYIVNECLYTLHKMFENTGKKLPILVDYIITKWQDDNFSFGSYAYPYVNCTDNDLIYLRAPHPIDNPKVVFCGEYLSKSYFQCVDGAYDTGIRAAEDIAHIGLKLRSTDVKCYNTDVFFFPKDTCPFTNIPLPKIKNNLLGFYITDGSDEALTDYESSSEDDDVASISDVPLSLLKGEHDFLSYSLNKVLKFFDHLKGEEAICTPEGKQRGGRPKKQSSVEGGGGIPVGPTHTDMLNRKMDSQPGGGNFAENLARKWLASGSLDVPLNLLAEGTEGLPLDWFSSRGVDMPRDLPVKWLVSWPDNFTTENSLTRSRIPPAHLLNTQGRSERCTFLSNYDEFSLYVDKYIIKVNDVIFHNYNQIELNSIKEKIITPVFMKSKFMLSQYLSSVLRKYHHFRHFIQRELFAKIEAAKDVLLHHFERSNLNGSGKKKEKMTEGHKTYEKNMNSSEKKSEKENAHIELATMRKEKINKMLAQNRKISELNIYLKYFLSQKFTSDKSVEQNITYINKYQKIKLNCTGFLFFFCYLLKYIIKETKYDTHHGFIDSSVIIQLLCDYVYHLIFYKHDVLCYKCMNGGELIMCDFFGCTHGWHSYCLCSNGAAEEGKSDRKWICPSCLSTKLSQIFKRGCYNQNEIIQNYWKRRVYIYKIKFFLSRTRRIRRRLDQLQVELSKRVS; this is translated from the exons ATGGCGCGTATGCGGAAGGAGTCTGAACAGGAGAGGGTGCTGCGCCAGAGGTATGAGCGGCTGAAACGGCTTCACCGGCGACAAATTATGAGGTGGCACCAGGAGGTGCGCCAACGGAGGCAGTGGAAAAATGGCGACCACAGAGAGATGCGGCCTTTAGACGATAGTGAGCTGCGGGCTCGAGAAGGTGAAAGGGTGGCGGATCGAAAAAGCGACTGGATACTGCCAGACGACAGAGGAATGCCGAAGGACGATGAGGAGTGGAGGCCATCAGACGAAGAGGGAGAACGGAGGCGAAGGCAGCAccaaaggagaaggaagcaCCATCGGAGCAGACACGAAGCGCAGAAGAAAGGCCGCAAAAGGAAGGAGACTGAGGAACCCCAAGAAACGAGGCACCCCCAGAGCCCCTACCCAACCTTGTtggaaaaaggcaaaacgaaAGGGAAGGAACACCCAGGGGGAAGCATAAGAAAGGGAGAGAAGCCCCATTTATATGATGAGGTAAATCCCAGAGAGAGcgacaaaatggggagtgtTAACAAGCCCTTGGAGCGAAAACGCAGCGACGGTAGCAGCGTGGTAGAGGGGCGCACAGTAATAACGTTAGCAAACGGGGATAACACAAGTGAGAGCAAAGGGGGTGCTGCTCATGTGCAGCAAGGAAGGAGCGGTGAAGGAGGGATTCAGGGGGGGGTGCCCATGTGGGGGGGACAATCAAACGGTGAAGCAGGAATTCAGGGGGGAATGCCCATGTGGGGGGGACAAATGAGCAGCGAAGGAGCGATTCAGGGGGGGATGCCCATGTGGGGGGGACAATCAAACGGTGAAGCAGGAATTCAGGGGGGAATGCCCATGTGGGGGGGACAAATGAGCAGCGAAGGAGCGATTCAGGGGGGGATGCCCATGTGGGGAGGACAAATGAACAGCGAAGGAGTGATTCAGGGGGGAATACCCCCGTGGGGGGGACAATCAAACGGTGAAGTAGCGATTCAGGGGGGAATACCCccgtggggggaagaaacacCAGGGAGAGAGGCCTCGACCGAACAAGAGAAGTTACAAGATGAAGAAACAGAAAGCTTTACCTTTAAGAAGAATTTGGAGAGGGCACAAAAGCAAATCGATCAGTGGTTAGACATGTGGGCGAGCGCAGGGGTGGACGTATCGAAGCTTACGAGGAAAGACCACCTACAAAGCATGAGAGCAAAAGCGGCGATGATGCTGGCCAGGTGGGTGGCAAAAGATAAGGACGACGAAGGATACTGCTCaagtgaaaatgaaaaaaaaatggaagctaAGAAGGAACAGATAGCTCAGCAGATTGCcaatgaacagaaaaaactCAAACAGTGTAGAAGGGTGTGGAGAGAAAGGATGGTCAGGAGGATTAACaggaggaaacaaaaaattgaagagctTAAACTGGAGCATAAGAGAGTTAGGCAGAAATACTTTGACATTTCaaaggcgaaaaaacagACACCAATCACCATCCGTAGGAAGGCAGATCTGTGGATGCATGAGTGGTTCAAAATTATGGTGGGGGGGCATATCCGATGGCAATATGATATATGGGGGAAGGACATGTGGGCTATTTTTGAGGCACAGAGGAGGGAGcagcagaagaaaaatgaagaggaggatgccGAGGGTGCTCAGAAAAAGGTGAACGATGAAATGATTACTCAGGGTGAATGTGTCGAGGATGTGATTGGCGAGGAGGAGGCCATTCGAGGTGCCTCCTCTAGGGTGACCCCTGAGGGGGGCGCGGCCGTCGAGGGGAAGCCGCTGCGGGAAGTGGCCGCCAAAGAGAGGCACAAGCGGCGTGAGGCCAttaaggggaagaagcagcgggggggggccaCTAAAGAGAGGCACAAGCGGGATGGATCCACCAGAGGGAGGCACCAACGGGATGAGACAATCAGAGGGAGGCACAAACGGGATGAGGCCGTCAGAGGGAGGCACAAGCGGGATGGATCCACCAGAGGGAGGCACCAACGGGATGACGCACCTGCTCGGGGAAAACCCCTGCATGATGTGCCTAATCGTGGCAAACCGATGGGTGGTGCGGCTGCGCAGGGCAAACGGATGGATGGCGAGCCTGTTCGAGGTACCCCTAGCGATGACGCTCCTGTTTTCGACATGCATATGGGGGATGCGCCTGCCTGGGGAGAGCTCTCGGACGATAAGACGACCCGCGAGATGCTATCCCGTGATAAGGCCACCTATGAGGAGCTGTCCGATCATAAGCACTTCCTTGAGGAGCTCTCCGATGATAGGCGCCTCCTTGAGGAGCTGTCAGATGATAGGCGCCTCCTTGAGGAGCTCTCCGACGATAAGCGCTTCCTTGAGGAGCTGTCAGATGATAAGCGCCCCCTTGAGGAGCTGTCCGACGATAAGGACATGCAGGATGAGCTGACCAAAGAATCTGTTTCGCTGATAAGGGCCTTAAAACACATCGCATCCCTGGACACCCTGTCGCTGGACACGGAATCGCTAGATAGCAGTTCGAAGGGCAGCCCTTTGAGAGATCAATCTGAAAAGGCCTCCTCAGCGAAGCGGTCATCAGAGGAGCGCTCCACAGCGAAGCGGTCATTAGAGGAGAGCTCCACAGCGAAGCGGTCATCAGAGGAGGGCTCCACAGCGAAGCGTTCATCAGAGGAGCACTCCTCAACGAAACGCTCCTCCCAAAGTagttcctcctcctccaacAGCACCTCCTCCAGAAGCTCCTACTTTGGGACGCCCTCCCTAagctcctcctcatcaggCTTCGGATCGCCCAATGGTGGTGCCCCTCCCGGCGCGCCGAGGGAGGAGAGGAGGAGCGGTCCAGCTGATCCAAGCGGTGAAACGGAATATAgcgagaagggggaagggggctCTCCCCAAGATGGCCAGCTGCACCGGAAGGGCGATGTAGTGGAGGGGGaagtgggggaagaaatggaggggaaaatggAGGGAGTAATGGAGGGAGTAGTTGAGAGATCAGTGGAGGGAGTAGTGGAGGGAGTAGTTGAGAGATCAGTGGAGGGAGTAGTGGAGGGAGTAGTGAATGGAGGTGTGGAGAGATCAGTGGAGATATCGGGGGAGATATCAGGGGAGAGATCACTGGAGGACGATTCCTCTCCCGAAGAGAGTTGCGAAGGAGGAGAGGACAACTCGTACGGCAGAGCGCAAAGAGAAAGCGTCATACCGATTCCGAACAATGTGATGGCTGATGAGAAGAAGGCGAGTGCGGTCATTTCGAGCAGGCATGCCGGGAGGGGCGGCGGCACGGGTAGCGGTAGCGGCAACAGGAAGGGGGACGGCATCGACGGTGATGGAGGTGACAGCGGCGGTGGTGGCGATGGTGGCGATGGTGACGACCGCGACGACCGGGGGAACAAACGCGAGAGGCACGTTAAGAacaaggagaggaaaaagatCTCCCTGTTCGGCCAGGTCAAACCAGTAGACACAATCAACCGAGGGGTGGACGCCTACCCGATTTTACGTGGCGAGCAAAACCTATATGTGGATGTCCTGATCATCGGCTCGGGTATCTCCGGACTGGCTGCCTCCTACTACCTAAACAAATGCAACGCAGATGTATTAGTCATTGAGGGAAGGAATCGGATTGGAGGAAGAGCCTACTCCACCATTCTACCCGAGAGGGTAATAAATAACAACCTGCTCCCCGAAACGGTGGTAGACTTAGGTGCCAACTACCTTCACTGTTGCGAAAATGCAGAGGTACCAACTGACAATAAGGCTCATTCAAATCAGGGGGGTAAAACAAACGAAGGGGACTCCTCCACAAAGAAGGAGACACTCTCCATGGAGTCGGGGCTATCCATGGCTAGTACCGATAAAGGGACCATTGGGaagagtaaaaaaggaaggaaaaaaaaatattataagagTAGTAGCAAAAGGGTGAAGTGTAGAGTTGCACGTCGTGAGAAGGAGCTGCTTGATCTTATGGACCCCAGTAAGATAGACGAGATGGAGAAACGGCTATCAAATAATGTCAATCTGTTTAAGCAGCAGTATGCGCAATTGATGGCCCGGTTTGGGAAGATTCCCCTGCGCGGGAGGGCCcaccaggggggaagagatCACCCCTCCAGACAAGGTGGCAACAGCGTTGGAGAGATATCACCCCCCCAAAAGCGTGCAAACCGCCGCTTCGCGAGATGGACCAACCGGCCGGGCGAAGACGACGACGCGCAGCACTCCTACAGCGACTGCAACTACTTCCAAGCGAGGAAgcaacaaaaggaaaagaaaaaaaaaatcagaaaaaatatcctCTTCATGGTGAAATATAACGTGGACAATATTTGCCACCTGTACAGCTACGTATACAAATTGAGGGGGTGGAAATGGCGGAAAAGGGACTTACTGCACTTCCTAAAAGATATGGATGAAAATATTTGCCTGCACACCTACCTGAGTGACAGCTGCCTCAGTGGCGATTCCTCCGCTGAATCTGCCGAATCTGCGGAGTCCGCCGAGCCCGCCAaacccgccgcttccccctgggGAGGCAGAGAACGCCCACTCGCTAACCAACCGCAGCAGTGCTCCAAAAgcgaaaacaaaaaattgaaaattctCTCCGTCAATAAAGACacgagaaggaggagggccTACGACAAGTCCGTAACTCAACTGGCAAAGAAACTCAAACCAAAAATTTCCCTCGTGTGTGGAAAGGACAACTGGGAATCCACCTTCTATGCCTACTGGTACAATAacgaaaatgggaaaaaaattaagagctttaaaatttatagGATGAATTTGCTCTGTGACAAAATTAGGGTTAGGGCTGCCcggaaaattaaaacatcccacttcataaataataaagggCATGACACGACGGTTGATAGTTATCCCTCCTGTGTGAacttccccgggggggggacccATCCTTTGGGAAAGGATAAAGAGCACCACTCCGTTTCGGTGCAGGGCCGAAAGGGGGTGCACGACGGGTATGAGGCAAAGGGGAGAGAGAAGCTAACAGAGCGGCAGCAATCGAGTGAGCCGCACAGTACAGTTAAGGAGAACACCCCAGAAAGGGGTACCCCATCACCTCCCACCAGTACGCACATCTCAGAGGAACAAAGAGCGAAGCGAATGAAGGTGGCAGGCGACTCCagggcgaagaagaaaagcacGTGGACGGGCCAAGGGGTAGAAAACTATGACAAAGATTTAATTGTCTACGAAAATTACTACGACTATGGAGAGGAGTACTACCGAATTGTGAGGAAGGCCACTGACCCAGTGGTGCAAAGTGATAAGAAAGATATAAACAGGACATTTCTCTTTAAGGAAAACAAGGAAAGGAGAAGCATGTGGGATCTATTAATAGAATGCACAGAAGAAATACTCGAAGAAATGAACATCCACCAGGGTAATTTCTCCCTCGAGGaatggaaaatattaatgGTCACTCTACAGTCTAGGTATGGTTATGGAAGTGACCTTAGGGAAACCTCCATAGCCATGTCAAGACTCCCATTTCCCACCCACAGCGATATTGACGTATGTCCGAACTATGGCACGgatgattatattttaaaaaatataaaatattacaataaaattaaaaaatatgagcaGATTCCTCATGTGGCCAGCTTTAAGGATACCACTAGTGCAGATCAGATCGTCCTCGACGGGTGGAAGTGGCTCATCAACTTTCTGTCTGAAGATGTTCAGAATAGAATTCTCCTCAACACAGTGGCTGAGGTGGTCCACATAAAGGAGGAACGTACCTTTTGGGGTGACAACTCCCAATTTGTGCATCATCCAGCTGATCAGCGGGGTGATCATCTGTTGATTAACACCCCGGGGGGGGTCACTCCAGGTGGGGGGACCCACACTAAGACCTCCATGAGCAACTCCCCCCAGGGTGTAAGGGCCTCCACTGGGAACTACCCCTATGGTGACGCCTTCGTGGAGAGTACCGCCCAGCACAGCAAGGAGATTCACTTTTCCCAGAACACTCATCACACGGGGGTCTCCAAAACGGGCCGCGAATCCATCCAAAGCCTCGAACTGCTGCAAAACCGGTGGCAGCCAGGGGACAAGCAAGAAAACTACAACGTTATGGTGCAGTGCAAAAGCTACGACACGTCGAAGAAGCAAATCAACCGGCATTTCCATGGCACGTCGGATCTCTCCAATTGCAACTATGCTAATGTAAACATCTTTGCCAAGTACGTCATTGTGGCCTTGCCCCTTGGGTGCTTAacaaataatgaaaaaaaaaaaaaaaaaaaatctcattTGCAGTTTGAACCCAAGTTACACCCACTGAAAGTTAAAGCCTTGAATAATTACCGAATGGGGAACCacaacaaaattattttacgaTTTTATCCGTTCGATTTTGCCTGGCCATTTGATAGCCTGCAGATAAACTGTATGGACCAAAAATTTCAGTTCCTCAATTTGCACGCCTATGGGAAAGTTGGCTGCATTTTGGTGcactgcttccccccctggtcATGCACCTATgggtatattaaaaaggaacattaCATAGTGAACGAATGTCTATACACTTTGCATAAGATGTTCGAAAACACTGGCAAGAAGCTACCCATCCTCGttgattatataattacCAAGTGGCAGGATGATAACTTTTCCTTTGGTTCGTATGCCTATCCGTATGTCAACTGCACTGATAATGATTTAATTTACTTGAGGGCTCCCCACCCGATTGATAACCCGAAAGTCGTCTTCTGTGGGGAGTACCTTTCCAAAAGCTACTTCCAGTGTGTAGACGGAGCGTACGATACAGGCATACGGGCAGCTGAAGATATCGCCCACATTGGGCTGAAGTTAAGAAGCACCGACGTGAAGTGCTACAATAcggatgtttttttcttcccaaaGGATACCTGCCCGTTTACCAACATTCCGTTGCccaagataaaaaataacttacTGGGATTTTACATAACGGATGGAAGTGATGAAGCGCTCACTGATTATGAAAGCTCTTCCGAGGACGACGATGTGGCGAGCATTTCCGACGTTCCTTTGTCTCTCCTAAAGGGGGAACACGACTTCTTGTCCTACTCGCTAAACAAAGTTCTGAAATTTTTCGACCACCTGAAGGGTGAAGAAGCCATTTGCACACctgaggggaagcaaaggggaggaagaccGAAGAAGCAGAGTAGCGTAGAGGGGGGCGGCGGCATACCTGTAGGGCCAACCCATACAGATATGCTCAATCGCAAGATGGATTCCCAACCAGGGGGTGGAAACTTCGCCGAGAATTTAGCCCGCAAATGGCTCGCTTCGGGGTCACTCGATGTGCCCCTGAACTTGTTGGCCGAGGGCACAGAAGGGTTACCCCTCGACTGGTTCTCATCCAGGGGAGTGGATATGCCAAGGGATTTACCCGTCAAATGGCTGGTCTCTTGGCCAGACAATTTCACTACAGAAAATAGCTTAACTAGGTCACGCATCCCCCCCGCACATTTGCTAAACACACAGGGAAGGAGCGAACGGTGCACATTTCTGAGCAACTACGATGAGTTCAGCTTATACGTGGACAAATACATAATCAAAGTGAACGACGTGATTTTCCACAATTACAACCAAATTGAATTAAATTcgataaaagaaaaaatcatcaCTCCTGTTTTTATGAAATCGAAATTTATGCTCTCTCAATATTTATCATCCGTGTTGCGCAAGTATCACCACTTTAGGCACTTTATCCAGAGGGAACTATTTGCCAAAATTGAAGCGGCGAAGGATGTACTTTTGCACCATTTCGAACGGAGCAATTTGAAcggttcaggcaaaaaaaaagaaaaaatgacagAGGGGCATAAAacatacgaaaaaaatatgaacagttcagaaaaaaaaagcgaaaaagaaaatgcacacattgaGCTAGCTACAAtgagaaaagagaaaataaataaaatgttggCTCAGAATAGGAAAATCAGCGAACTGAACATATACTTGAAATATTTCTTAAGTCAAAAGTTCACATCGGACAAAAGTGTAGAGCAAAATATCAcctacataaataaatatcaaaaaattaaattaaactGTACaggatttcttttttttttttgttaccttttgaaatatataataaaagaaacaaaatatgATACTCACCACGGTTTTATTGACTCCAGTGTGATCATTCAGTTGTTGTGCGATTACGTGTACCACTTGATATTTTACAAACACGACGTTCTCTGCTATAAGTGCATGAATGGAGGGGAATTAATCATGTGTGATTTTTTTGGATGCACTCACGGATGGCATTCCTACTGCCTATGCTCGAATGGCGCAGCAGAAGAGGGCAAGTCGGACCGAAAGTGGATCTGCCCCAGCTGCCTCAGCACGAAGTTGTCCCAGATTTTTAAG CGGGGCTGCTATAACCAAAATGAAATCATACAGAATTACTGGAAGAGAAGAGTTtacatttacaaaataaagttCTTTCTCTCGAGAACACGCCGGATAAGGCGACGATTAGACCAGTTGCAAGTGGAGCTCTCCAAAAGGGTTAGCTGA